Proteins encoded in a region of the Drosophila sechellia strain sech25 chromosome 2L, ASM438219v1, whole genome shotgun sequence genome:
- the LOC116803538 gene encoding uncharacterized protein LOC116803538: MNTLKFIDNKEIIIEILHLAIDYLIGNITDEQTLRSSHKYGFQNADDFLLVIRIISKFYKDILVKCEKLTQFSCITPEMSRLAHLVLSARYPELRSNLEHWEFLEKKNVIESFVWDTRLILGDSSFGRNIHQLTTLVLQYRHIHIQNELYFEMNSVILSDFIYLLENLLTR; this comes from the exons ATGAACACCTTAAAATTCATTgataataaagaaataataattgaG ATTCTTCACTTGGCTATAGATTACCTGATTGGAAATATTACTGACGAACAAACTCTTCGTTCGTCACACAAGTATGGATTTCAAAATGCAGACGATTTTCTGTTGGTCATACGAATCATTTCAAAGTTTTACAAGGATATTTTAGTTAAATGTGAAAAACTAACTCAATTTTCGTGTATAACCCCTGAAATGAGCCGGCTTGCACATCTTGTGCTATCAGCACGCTACCCTGAGTTAAGGAGCAATCTGGAGCATTGGGAGTTCTTGGAAAAAAAGAATGTCATAGAATCTTTTGTTTGGGACACACGGTTAATATTAGGAGATAGCAGCTTTGGAAGAAATATACATCAATTAACAACTTTGGTTTTGCAATACCGTCACATACATATTCAAAATGAGCTGTATTTTGAAATGAATAGCGTTATATTAAGCgacttcatttatttattagaaaATTTATTAACCAGGTAA